One genomic window of Pungitius pungitius chromosome 11, fPunPun2.1, whole genome shotgun sequence includes the following:
- the nr1d2a gene encoding nuclear receptor subfamily 1 group D member 2a, whose amino-acid sequence MGTHNPGVITYISSSPESFAMSAGPGRGFVAAPAPRSSLPSRAVGMVLDISPAAKSGHQRGHAAEKAGRSTTSSKSSITKINGMVLLCKVCGDVASGFHYGVHACEGCKGFFRRSIQQNIQYKKCLKMENCTIMRINRNRCQQCRFKKCLAVGMSRDAVRFGRIPKREKQRMLLEMQNAMNNMMSSSGQLQSMLHGHQSPPLPAEPESGSSPASSSSSASDSLSCSSPSSPRCPQGSECVVSMDTSSSSSSSCASDSGEDESVAVASRRRRDAFACVQQRSPGWDRASPLTGAVAPQQAGCGGRMAEEQKQGSRSCWNSNVVAGGYQDRFYTNSPPVGNTAYREESEVHQQQQQQLYSAPTCKASEDRQRQGFNTQSPSRGYTGPTSCVNNRPHLVCPMNSSPYVDPRKPSQEVWEEFSQSFTPAVRDVVDFAKSIPGFRDLTEHDQVGLLKAATFEVLMVRFASLFNVAERTVTFLSGKRYSLDALRSLGAGELLNSMCEFSEKLAALRLDSEEMRLFTAVVLVSADRSGIRDLSSVEALQDQLIRGLRNLVMQNHGEESATFTKLLLKLPELRTLNNMHSEELLSFKVHP is encoded by the exons GAGTTATAACCTACATCTCCTCCAGCCCGGAGTCCTTCGCGATGAGCGCCGGCCCCGGCCGAGGCTTTGTGGCCGCGCCGGCGCCCCGCTCGTCGCTGCCCAGCAGGGCCGTCGGCATGGTGCTGGACATCTCCCCGGCGGCCAAGAGCGGCCACCAGCGCGGCCACGCCGCAGAGAAGGCCGGGCGCTCCACCACGTCTTCCAAGAGCAGCATTACCA AAATTAACGGCATGGTGCTGCTGTGCAAGGTGTGCGGCGACGTGGCCTCGGGCTTCCACTATGGCGTCCACGCCTGCGAGGGCTGCAAG ggcTTCTTCAGGAGAAGCATCCAGCAGAACATCCAGTACAAGAAGTGTCTCAAGATGGAGAACTGCACCATCATGAGGATCAACAGGAACCGCTGCCAGCAGTGTCGGTTCAAGAAGTGTCTGGCCGTCGGCATGTCCAGAGATG ctgtccGATTTGGCCGCATCCCAAagagggagaagcagaggatgctGCTGGAGATGCAGAACGCCATGAACAACATGATGAGCAGCAGCGGCCAGCTGCAGAGCATGCTGCACGGCCACCAGAGCCCGCCGCTGCCCGCCGAGCCCGAGAGCGGCTCCTCgcccgcctcttcctcctcctccgcttccGACTCCCTGTCGTGCTCCAGCCCCTCCTCCCCGCGGTGCCCTCAGGGCTCGGAGTGCGTGGTTTCCATGGACACCAGCTCCAGCTCGAGCTCGTCCTGCGCGTCGGACAGCGGCGAGGACGAGTCCGTGGCGGTGGCGAGCAGGCGGCGCCGTGATGCGTTTGCCTGCGTCCAGCAGAGGTCGCCCGGGTGGGACCGGGCCTCGCCCCTGACGGGGGCGGTTGCCCCCCAGCAGGCGGGCTGCGGCGGCCGCATGGCGGAGGAGCAGAAGCAGGGGAGCCGGAGCTGCTGGAACAGCAATGTGGTTGCCGGGGGTTACCAGGACCGCTTTTACACAAACAGTCCGCCCGTCGGCAACACTGCTTACAGGGAGGAGAGCGAagttcaccagcagcagcagcagcagctctacaGCGCCCCCACCTGCAAAGCTTCAgaagacagacaaagacaaggCTTCAACACACAATCTCCCTCCAGAGGCTACACCGGACCGACCAGCTGCGTGAACAACAGACCACACTTG GTCTGTCCAATGAACTCGTCCCCTTACGTGGACCCCCGCAAGCCCAGCCAGGAGGTCTGGGAGGAGTTCTCCCAGAGCTTCACGCCCGCCGTGCGGGACGTGGTCGACTTCGCCAAGAGCATCCCGGGCTTCCGCGACCTCACCGAGCACGACCAGGTCGGCCTGCTGAAGGCCGCCACGTTTGAG gtGCTGATGGTCCGCTTCGCCTCTCTGTTTAACGTGGCTGAGCGCACCGTGACCTTCCTGAGCGGCAAGCGCTACAGCCTCGACGCGCTGAGGTCGCTGGGCGCCGGCGAGCTGCTCAACTCCATGTGCGAGTTCAGCGAGAAGCTGGCGGCGCTGCGGCTCGACTCGGAAGAAATGCGCCTCTTCACGGCCGTGGTGCTCGTGTCAGCCG accgCTCAGGGATTCGGGACCTGAGCTCCGTTGAGGCCCTGCAGGACCAGCTGATCCGGGGCCTGAGGAACCTGGTGATGCAGAACCACGGCGAGGAGTCCGCCACCTTCACCAAGCTGCTGCTCAAGCTGCCCGAGCTGCGCACGCTCAACAACATGCACTCCGAGGAGCTGCTCTCCTTCAAAGTGCACCCTTga